The proteins below are encoded in one region of Thermodesulfovibrionales bacterium:
- the glmS gene encoding glutamine--fructose-6-phosphate transaminase (isomerizing): protein MLTAVMCGIIGYTGKGDAIPVALEGLKRLEYRGYDSAGLAYFSEGKIAIKRCKGKVNDLLSLFGRDSGESRTAIGHTRWATHGKPSEENAHPHRSGGIVIAHNGIIENYLELKQMLIAEGYRFTSETDTEVLCHLIHKYSEGRLLEDAVRDALRDVRGAYALAVISEKEEGKVIGVKKDSPLCVGLGDGEYFIASDVPAFFNHSKRVMFLDDGEMAILTDDGVMVTTLEGVPIQKEVTSISWSPSMAEKGGYKHFMLKEIYEQPRAIADTLRGRFSAERGEVNLEEFGLTEDDLKAIGKIFIVACGTSWHAALVGKYTIENIARVPVEVDVASEFRYRNPLIKPGDLLIAITQSGETADTLAAQKEARKIGAKVLSICNVVGSSSVREADAVFYTHSGPEIGVASTKAFTSQIIGLYLFAVAVGSTTGALSGEKAGLLLRELLSLPDKVEQILERNEDIETMAKALCKADDFLYLGRGIDYPIALEGALKLKEISYIHAEGYPAGEMKHGPIALIDEELPVVVLAPKDTLREKIISNIQEVKSRGGKVVSLVNAGDREVPALSDFSMSVPPSNAYLTPILLTVPLQLLAYHIGVLRGCDVDQPRNLAKSVTVE from the coding sequence TTGCTGACTGCTGTCATGTGCGGGATAATCGGATATACGGGAAAGGGAGACGCCATCCCGGTTGCGCTGGAAGGACTCAAGCGCCTTGAATACAGGGGCTATGACTCAGCAGGGCTAGCCTATTTTTCCGAAGGAAAGATAGCGATCAAGAGGTGCAAAGGCAAGGTGAATGACCTCCTCAGCCTCTTTGGAAGAGATAGCGGGGAAAGCCGAACCGCCATAGGACATACGCGTTGGGCGACTCACGGGAAACCTTCGGAGGAGAATGCGCATCCCCACAGGTCCGGCGGGATAGTCATCGCCCATAACGGGATAATCGAAAATTACCTGGAGTTGAAACAAATGCTCATTGCGGAAGGGTACCGTTTCACCTCTGAAACGGACACGGAGGTATTGTGCCACCTCATTCACAAATATTCGGAGGGGCGTCTTTTGGAAGATGCTGTCCGGGACGCCCTGAGAGACGTCAGGGGTGCCTATGCCCTCGCGGTGATCAGTGAAAAAGAAGAAGGCAAGGTCATCGGCGTAAAGAAAGATAGTCCCCTCTGCGTCGGCCTCGGTGACGGGGAATACTTTATCGCTTCCGACGTGCCGGCCTTCTTCAATCACTCGAAACGGGTGATGTTCCTCGACGACGGGGAGATGGCGATTCTGACCGATGACGGTGTCATGGTAACGACGCTCGAAGGGGTCCCGATCCAGAAAGAGGTGACGTCCATATCGTGGAGCCCTTCCATGGCGGAAAAAGGCGGATATAAACACTTCATGCTGAAAGAGATCTACGAGCAGCCGCGGGCGATTGCGGATACGCTGAGGGGACGGTTCAGTGCGGAAAGAGGAGAAGTGAACCTGGAAGAGTTCGGTCTCACGGAAGACGATCTAAAGGCTATCGGGAAGATCTTCATCGTCGCCTGCGGCACCTCATGGCACGCAGCCCTCGTCGGCAAATACACCATCGAAAATATCGCACGGGTCCCCGTCGAGGTCGATGTGGCTTCGGAATTCAGGTACCGAAACCCCCTCATAAAACCGGGCGACCTCCTCATAGCGATAACCCAGTCAGGGGAAACCGCCGACACCCTTGCTGCCCAGAAGGAGGCGAGGAAGATTGGTGCGAAAGTCCTCAGTATCTGCAATGTGGTCGGAAGCTCATCGGTGAGGGAAGCAGACGCCGTGTTTTATACCCACTCCGGCCCTGAAATCGGTGTCGCATCCACAAAGGCCTTCACCTCCCAGATCATCGGGCTTTACCTGTTTGCCGTGGCAGTGGGTTCGACAACGGGCGCCCTGTCGGGAGAGAAGGCCGGTCTCCTCTTGAGGGAGTTGCTCTCTCTCCCCGACAAAGTGGAACAGATCCTTGAACGCAACGAAGATATAGAAACCATGGCGAAGGCCCTCTGCAAGGCAGACGACTTTCTCTACCTCGGCAGGGGCATCGATTACCCCATTGCCCTCGAAGGTGCGCTCAAACTCAAAGAAATCTCCTATATTCATGCGGAAGGGTATCCCGCCGGAGAGATGAAGCACGGGCCCATAGCGCTGATAGACGAAGAACTTCCGGTCGTCGTCCTGGCGCCGAAAGATACGCTCCGCGAAAAGATAATCTCCAACATCCAGGAAGTGAAGAGCAGGGGCGGCAAAGTCGTCTCTCTCGTGAACGCCGGAGATCGTGAGGTTCCTGCACTCTCTGATTTCTCTATGTCCGTTCCGCCATCCAATGCCTATCTGACGCCAATCCTGCTGACCGTGCCTCTGCAACTCCTCGCATATCACATCGGCGTATTACGGGGGTGTGACGTTGATCAGCCGAGGAATCTGGCGAAGAGCGTTACCGTTGAATAA
- the glmU gene encoding bifunctional UDP-N-acetylglucosamine diphosphorylase/glucosamine-1-phosphate N-acetyltransferase GlmU: MPIACVVLAAGLGKRMYSSKPKVLHELCGRPMLQYVLDAVEGVNPERTVIVVGKHSEQIRRAVTGSRISYAVQKEPKGTGDALLKALPLLGSFEGTILVLNGDTPLITVNTLKHFLERSRKHADSLSVLSFFAGDPSSYGRIVRDDSGRVRQIIEERDTSPEQKEIREVNSGIYAVSAPVTRLLLRIRINKSKGEYYLTDLVEIAAKEDLRVGVYGIGSEDELVGVNKRQELLRAERVMQERIVNDLIRGGVDFIDPVSVHIHAGVEVGRNTLVYPNVYLERGSRIGRGCTVYPNVRITGSVIGDNTTVKDSSVIEQSEIKKNAQIGPFAHIRPGSSIGSRAKIGNFVEIKKSVVGDGTKASHLSYIGDALVGKDVNIGAGTITCNYDGKEKHRTEIQNGVFIGSDTQLIAPVSIGRGAYVGAGSTITEPVPPMSLALSRVPQKNIRNWVLKKGLTGKGEKKKGGRQKRVR, from the coding sequence ATGCCAATAGCCTGCGTTGTGCTGGCGGCCGGTCTCGGAAAGAGGATGTACTCTTCGAAGCCGAAGGTCCTTCATGAGCTCTGCGGCAGGCCGATGCTCCAGTATGTCCTCGACGCGGTCGAAGGGGTCAATCCGGAAAGAACAGTCATCGTTGTCGGAAAACATTCCGAGCAGATCAGGCGTGCCGTCACCGGCTCCCGGATTTCCTACGCGGTGCAGAAAGAGCCGAAAGGGACGGGTGATGCCCTTTTGAAGGCCCTCCCGCTCCTCGGTAGTTTTGAAGGGACGATACTTGTACTGAACGGAGACACTCCCCTGATTACCGTGAATACCCTGAAACATTTCTTGGAGCGGTCAAGAAAACATGCGGACTCCCTGTCTGTCCTTTCCTTCTTCGCGGGCGATCCTTCGTCCTATGGCAGAATCGTGAGAGACGATTCCGGCAGGGTCCGGCAGATCATCGAAGAGAGAGATACTTCTCCCGAACAGAAAGAAATCCGGGAGGTTAATAGCGGGATTTATGCGGTCAGCGCACCCGTCACAAGGCTTCTTTTAAGGATCCGGATAAACAAGTCGAAGGGAGAATACTATCTGACCGACCTCGTCGAGATAGCTGCAAAGGAAGATCTGCGCGTAGGGGTTTACGGTATCGGATCAGAGGATGAACTCGTGGGGGTGAACAAGCGGCAGGAACTCTTGAGGGCCGAGCGGGTCATGCAGGAGAGGATCGTCAACGACCTGATCAGGGGCGGAGTCGATTTTATCGATCCCGTTTCGGTTCACATCCATGCGGGGGTGGAGGTCGGGAGGAACACGCTCGTTTATCCAAATGTTTATCTTGAGAGGGGCAGCCGTATCGGCCGCGGCTGCACGGTATATCCCAATGTGCGCATCACCGGAAGCGTGATCGGAGACAATACGACGGTAAAAGATTCATCCGTCATAGAACAATCGGAGATAAAGAAGAATGCGCAGATCGGACCTTTTGCGCATATACGGCCGGGGTCATCGATAGGCTCCCGTGCAAAGATAGGCAATTTTGTGGAGATAAAAAAGTCTGTCGTTGGCGACGGAACGAAGGCATCGCATCTGAGCTATATCGGAGATGCGCTCGTGGGAAAGGACGTGAATATCGGCGCCGGGACCATAACCTGTAATTATGACGGGAAAGAGAAGCACCGGACAGAGATTCAGAACGGCGTCTTTATCGGGAGCGACACACAGCTCATCGCGCCCGTTTCGATCGGAAGGGGAGCGTATGTCGGTGCAGGCTCCACGATAACGGAACCTGTTCCTCCGATGTCGCTGGCGCTTTCGAGGGTGCCGCAGAAGAACATAAGAAATTGGGTGCTGAAGAAAGGCCTAACGGGGAAGGGAGAAAAAAAGAAGGGTGGGAGGCAGAAGCGTGTCAGGTAG
- a CDS encoding DUF502 domain-containing protein produces the protein MTSIRSTIKRRFLAGLVITIPGIITIWAIVWFFKFVDGLLPFFDNILGYHVSGLGFISAVILVFITGFISTNVFGKKVIGFLERLFLKIPVIKGFYTAVKHLVDAFSPENKSSFREFVVVEYPRQGSFSFGFLTKECTIKSEKNRSELCLRAVYIPTNNLYLGEIVLFRETDIIYTDIPIEEGIKIILSGGIAAPSKILEAERCQ, from the coding sequence ATGACCTCTATCCGCAGCACCATCAAGAGGAGATTTCTTGCCGGGCTCGTCATTACGATTCCCGGCATAATAACCATCTGGGCGATCGTCTGGTTTTTCAAGTTTGTTGATGGGCTCCTTCCTTTTTTCGACAATATCCTCGGCTATCACGTCTCGGGACTCGGATTCATATCGGCCGTCATTCTCGTGTTCATCACCGGCTTCATCTCGACGAATGTTTTCGGGAAAAAGGTGATCGGCTTCCTGGAGAGACTCTTCCTGAAGATCCCCGTGATTAAAGGCTTCTATACGGCGGTGAAGCATCTCGTCGACGCCTTCTCACCGGAGAACAAGAGTTCATTCAGGGAATTTGTCGTGGTCGAATACCCGAGACAGGGATCGTTTTCCTTTGGTTTCCTCACAAAGGAATGCACGATAAAGTCTGAAAAGAATCGCAGTGAATTATGCCTCAGGGCCGTCTATATCCCCACGAACAACCTCTACCTCGGGGAGATCGTGCTATTTCGGGAAACAGACATCATTTATACGGACATACCTATAGAGGAAGGCATTAAGATTATCCTCTCCGGAGGCATCGCGGCACCTTCGAAGATTCTCGAGGCGGAGAGATGCCAATAG
- a CDS encoding YebC/PmpR family DNA-binding transcriptional regulator, with amino-acid sequence MAGHSKWAQIKHKKAHTDAKRGKVFTKIVKEISIAARLGGGDPEGNPRLRTAIEKAKEVNMPHDNIKRAIMKGTGELPGTTYEEFIYEGYGPGGVAVLIEVLTDNKNRTVSEIRHIMSKHGGNMGEAGCVSWMFEKRGYILVEKNKTDEDALMTVALDAGALDMRNDPREDSYEVITSPEDLNAVKTAIEGSRVAVSLAETTMLPKSYVPLDEKTAEQTMKLIEILEENEDVQNVYANFDVPDEVMTKAER; translated from the coding sequence ATGGCGGGACATTCGAAATGGGCTCAGATCAAGCACAAAAAGGCTCATACAGATGCGAAACGGGGCAAGGTATTCACCAAGATCGTCAAGGAAATCTCCATCGCCGCACGGCTCGGCGGAGGTGATCCTGAAGGCAATCCGCGGCTCAGGACTGCGATCGAGAAGGCGAAAGAGGTTAACATGCCTCATGACAATATTAAACGGGCCATTATGAAGGGTACCGGGGAATTGCCCGGGACGACATACGAAGAGTTCATCTATGAAGGATACGGTCCCGGCGGTGTCGCCGTTCTCATCGAAGTGCTCACCGACAATAAGAACAGGACGGTCTCCGAGATACGGCATATCATGTCGAAGCACGGCGGGAACATGGGTGAGGCCGGATGCGTATCTTGGATGTTCGAAAAAAGGGGATACATCCTTGTCGAAAAGAACAAGACCGACGAGGACGCCCTGATGACCGTCGCTCTCGATGCCGGAGCCCTCGACATGAGGAACGATCCCCGGGAAGACAGTTACGAGGTGATCACGTCGCCGGAGGATCTGAACGCCGTGAAGACGGCCATTGAGGGATCGCGCGTAGCTGTTTCCCTTGCAGAGACGACGATGCTCCCGAAGAGCTATGTCCCTCTCGATGAAAAGACCGCGGAGCAGACGATGAAGCTCATAGAAATCCTCGAAGAGAATGAAGACGTACAGAACGTGTATGCGAATTTTGACGTGCCCGATGAGGTCATGACCAAGGCAGAAAGATAA